Proteins encoded by one window of Ictidomys tridecemlineatus isolate mIctTri1 chromosome 7, mIctTri1.hap1, whole genome shotgun sequence:
- the Tex44 gene encoding testis-expressed protein 44, translating into MTTVPSEEAKATSSPPYAPSEAFLGNEADHSPAGDPTGGSQGQAPLPADVSPESSAAEATELQDVDQATSEAKPTSGDQDKNEVAPGSSQKPAEITPLVPQDPGAQPVLVGSQNLLPVRLAGDKLIPQDGVGLLRDSQAQKGTPPQARDPKKQLIFALPAVEVPPFVGAADPATAGASGQLDPWPTGVTQAAEEKTKGPQMVTGDDLVDSSTEHWVQSFPPFPACNAPPSALPSPHREAPGRRPLDSDLYMADEDNGYLHSVTSLLGGGEGSIGSLANILVWSEPMGMTMAMAFLTSSHGSPTELLPNPGSNLHSVSSILGNASSAFSSGLATGTSSALRSVTQVLETVERRTTESIRSAVRFLTSHLARRRFHASPS; encoded by the coding sequence ATGACCACTGTGCCCTCAGAAGAGGCCAAAGCCACCAGCAGCCCCCCATATGCTCCTTCTGAGGCCTTTCTGGGCAACGAGGCTGACCACAGCCCTGCAGGTGATCCGACAGGAGGGTCCCAAGGTCAGGCCCCCCTCCCTGCAGATGTCTCACCAGAGAGCAGCGCTGCAGAGGCCACTGAACTCCAAGATGTAGATCAGGCCACCTCTGAGGCCAAGCCAACCTCTGGGGACCAAGACAAGAATGAAGTCGCTCCTGGCAGCAGCCAGAAGCCTGCAGAGATCACACCTCTGGTGCCCCAGGACCCAGGTGCCCAGCCTGTGTTGGTGGGCAGTCAGAACCTGCTACCGGTCAGGCTAGCTGGGGATAAACTGATCCCTCAGGATGGCGTGGGCCTGCTCCGTGACTCCCAGGCTCAGAAAGGAACACCACCGCAGGCGAGGGACCCCAAGAAGCAGCTGATCTTTGCTTTACCTGCAGTAGAAGTCCCGCCCTTTGTGGGTGCTGCTGACCCAGCCACTGCAGGCGCCAGTGGTCAGCTTGACCCTTGGCCCACAGGCGTCACCCAGGCTGCTGAAGAGAAAACCAAGGGGCCCCAGATGGTGACAGGGGACGACCTGGTGGACAGTTCCACagagcactgggttcagtccttccctcccttcccagccTGCAATGCCCCGCCCTCGGCCTTGCCCAGCCCCCACCGGGAGGCCCCGGGGAGGAGGCCGCTGGACTCCGATCTGTACATGGCGGATGAGGACAACGGCTACCTGCACTCCGTGACCAGCCTGCTGGGCGGGGGCGAGGGCTCCATCGGCTCCCTGGCCAACATCCTGGTGTGGTCCGAGCCCATGGGCATGACCATGGCCATGGCCTTCCTGACCTCCAGCCACGGCTCCCCGACAGAACTGCTGCCCAACCCCGGATCCAACCTGCACTCGGTCTCCAGCATCCTGGGGAACGCCAGCTCGGCCTTCTCCTCCGGGCTGGCCACAGGGACCAGCTCGGCCCTGCGCTCGGTCACCCAGGTGCTGGAGACCGTGGAGCGGAGGACTACGGAGAGCATCCGCTCGGCCGTGCGCTTCCTGACCAGTCACCTCGCCCGGCGCCGGTTCCATGCCAGCCCCAGCTGA